GGCCAGTACAGTAGCAAGCACGTAGGTCATTTCTGTTACCCCCTAGCCCCAGTATGGACGTCACCATGGAAAAACATTCAATTTCAGGAAAAACAAAAAAGCTGTCTGGTTTTGTTACAACCACACCGGACAGCCTTTTTCTTATTTGTACATATTCTTAATTGAAACACCCAACATGTAACTGAGGGCGTTCTGTTATACCTTACTGTTCACTAACGCCCAGCCTGATTTGCATGCGCTTCTCTTCCTCTTTATCGTAAACAACATAAGTATCGGCAATATAGTCGTGCCATCCCTTTTTCTGTGGATGAAAGGCGATCCAAATATAACCGATATGAAAGGCAAACTGGGCCAAAAAGCGGCCTACCCCTTCCCGAAAAATGACGGTGCCCCAATCCAGGGGGGTGCCATCCGCCTTGACCACCCGCAAGCCGAACAGCATTTTGCCAATGGATTGACCCAGCACTTTGGTCATCACCGTAAAGTAGAGACTGCCAATCAATCCGATATAGAAGAAAGTAACCGTCAACACGCGCCAGGTCACTTCAAGGCCGAACACGGAGAAGAATGGCGTCACAAGCAGATAAGACAAAGCAGAAACGACAATCAGATCAACCAGATAGGCGAGCGCACGTATCCAAAACCCGGCCAACCGGTACGCCGGAGCTTCATCTTCCAGTAAGTACTTTTGGTTTTGGGCTTCATTATGATTTTCGTTGGGATTCATATTCATGCCCCCTTACCACTTTAACAAATACATCAGACTTGGCGTTGGCGGGTGATTAATGATTTCACGGACACCTAATAAATCATTTGCCCCTGAAAAACGGACAAAAAATGTATTAAAGGCTGACCAGCCCGTCTTGTATGAAATCACTGTCGGATTTTCAATCCCAGCCATCTCAGCAGCGTGATCAATGGCGTCATCCAAGAAACCAAGTTCATCCACCAGTCCCAGTTCCTTGGCTTGCTGTCCGCTGTAAATACGCCCGTCAGCCAACTGGAGTACTTTGTTACGCTCCATGCCCCGTCCCTCTATAATCACATCAACGAAGTTATCATACATTTCATCCACCAAAGACTGCAGAATGGCCCGCTCCCCATCGGTCACTTCTTTCATCGGGGAAAGGATATCTTTATACGGTCCGCTGGTGATGGATTCTTCTTTGATGCCCCAGTTTTCGGCCAGTTCATGAATGTTATAGGTACTAATGATGACGCCGATAGAACCCGTTATGGTGTTACGGTTAGCTACAATTTTATCTGCCGCAGCAGAAATGTAGTATCCTCCGGAAGCAGCCGTATTGCCCATGTACACCACAAACGGTTTATCATATTCTTCTTTCAGCTCTCTGACGGTATGGAAAATTTCATCACTTTCCACAACGCCGCCGCCCGGTGAATTGACTCGCATCACAACTGCAGCAACCGTCTCATCTTCGAACGCATGTTTTAATTGCTTTAAAAACAGGCGATGGTTATAATTGACACTGGTAAAAAAAGTTCCCGGTGTCTGATCCATAATGACACCTTCCACCTCTAATAAGGCAATCCGGTCCAGGCCACCATATTGGTAGACTTCCTCTTTCCACTCGAGGTCTCCGATGCCCATCTCAGGGAGTGCTTCAATGGTCTGGAAAAAGGTATAAAAGCCAAATAATAAAACAAACACAACCAAAGCAATCCAGCGCTTGCGACTCATGCCAACGACCCTTTCTGTTGAATTTTATCAGACATCATCCATATCATTATAGCGGATGTTGGAAATAAAATCCATAGATTGTCCACTTCTCATGATAAAAAGCTGATGCAAAGGAGAGACGGTTCATGCCACGACGCAAAGTCTTTTTTTACTACCGGGAAGATGATCCATCACAACGGGCAGCTCAATACATTAAAGAGCGCTCACAGGAATACGGCTTTACCATCCTGGATACCCATCACCAAGCCGACATTATTTGCAGTATCGGCGGGGATGGCACCTTTTTGCAAGCCGTACGCCATACGGGTTTTCGTACCAATTCCCTCTATGTCGGTATCCATCTTGAAGGACTGGGCTTTTATTGCGATTTCTCCGCTAAAAAAATTGATGACATGTTTGAAGCCATGAATAAAGAGCTTTTAGAAGTACGCCGGTACCCTGTCATCCACAGTACCATTAATGAAACAAGTTCGTTCTACTGTTTAAATGAATGTTCCATTCGTTCCAGCATTTTAAAAACTTTTGTCATGGATGTGTATATCGACGGTGAACACTTTGAAACCTTCCGTGGAGACGGCATGGTGATCGCCACACCAACCGG
The DNA window shown above is from Caldalkalibacillus uzonensis and carries:
- the sppA gene encoding signal peptide peptidase SppA, coding for MSRKRWIALVVFVLLFGFYTFFQTIEALPEMGIGDLEWKEEVYQYGGLDRIALLEVEGVIMDQTPGTFFTSVNYNHRLFLKQLKHAFEDETVAAVVMRVNSPGGGVVESDEIFHTVRELKEEYDKPFVVYMGNTAASGGYYISAAADKIVANRNTITGSIGVIISTYNIHELAENWGIKEESITSGPYKDILSPMKEVTDGERAILQSLVDEMYDNFVDVIIEGRGMERNKVLQLADGRIYSGQQAKELGLVDELGFLDDAIDHAAEMAGIENPTVISYKTGWSAFNTFFVRFSGANDLLGVREIINHPPTPSLMYLLKW
- a CDS encoding NAD kinase, which codes for MPRRKVFFYYREDDPSQRAAQYIKERSQEYGFTILDTHHQADIICSIGGDGTFLQAVRHTGFRTNSLYVGIHLEGLGFYCDFSAKKIDDMFEAMNKELLEVRRYPVIHSTINETSSFYCLNECSIRSSILKTFVMDVYIDGEHFETFRGDGMVIATPTGSTGYNKSVGGAVVDPKLPCFQVSEISSINNNDYRTLGSSFILGEKRQLTLKITHEGLQHPLIGMDNEAINFSAVRQVDVKLADFRIKTLKMKSNSFWDKVKRRFL
- a CDS encoding RDD family protein, which produces MNPNENHNEAQNQKYLLEDEAPAYRLAGFWIRALAYLVDLIVVSALSYLLVTPFFSVFGLEVTWRVLTVTFFYIGLIGSLYFTVMTKVLGQSIGKMLFGLRVVKADGTPLDWGTVIFREGVGRFLAQFAFHIGYIWIAFHPQKKGWHDYIADTYVVYDKEEEKRMQIRLGVSEQ